The following proteins come from a genomic window of Diorhabda carinulata isolate Delta chromosome X, icDioCari1.1, whole genome shotgun sequence:
- the LOC130902014 gene encoding uncharacterized protein LOC130902014, with amino-acid sequence MANCLPFSKNQNMACEDGTVTWTNELVNENQLEFSNTEVSLNETYATTRDDDEETQYLSVLHSTDDTLEDINNLTLDNEKLIVSDDVASNIENDNLDSAETEQVVIFNVGESQEVYGIQIAHDEEGNTHRYQFQFRKTENGQLEAMPETIQLLANEEDTTHEFTEDQVSGDTFEHPVLLQEAFEQTNEDSHHQLIMSEETTDILENQDSVDGSNIYNDEEGDIPTTDNSIIYIKNENMCDEMSYEDDEELNEDYESNSNEEIIDIKPGVEIVKHEVLHKQNEVFVSKNQETQSENSEELIVKEDYASEADSYSTVGTENQGEETIISYQHVEPNVEEYYEDSTEAHLEHHAATHFLVEENNLDQFNYNIELHQEEKEEDNENSTNVLIVEKSPGTNDSENEDFEFEGLPVTAEGEISEDTSSSIYQETEVLYSEPEISLRTLSPKVKSPSNILKQPTNINKVANSSKKTILYYMLPSTDQKENLNSITLKATNPRSVLKNNIDLHKINNERIKTLQREKLMEKRYARSKEVIQAKMFNNFINKTTIPHAPVRQGRLPRKQEIKPVDTRTNEEIIVQEVMVSSKGFVENLTDRLKNLDKLEVTSIVELSDSDEEYDPKNSMKKKKKHKKIILTNAGSSDSDTSVIEIHSDEETTVKEKCQTPNQGRSKKDSESSEGSLKRSRGKTSKSGSSNEDSPQKKSRTEESSEVESDIDKREINCPHCSKTFPNQNSLSTHIQHHNLENSLRNSKKIPAFEYKHKCEDCKQTYKNSILLKRHICNSSNKSRPTYKCTTCPKIFRDIAIFNIHKKSHIKENLIKSTSNVTISPKKFTSVPSTATYKCKECSKVCSSQNILTVHEKSHKKFNCIRCNTSFPSKLLLDLHVRIKCVKTSSPKDRRLSFKIKRSFVNSPCKTVTRGRSINPLKPLISGTSNKKSSIPTTSCRKTINVIQKNVEPSSNISKDAGSSKNFNTVTKKNINLKPNNTLNLSKNINFDQRKTSQTLTRTRTEKMKASSSLLETSNVLETKFNPGLDNSSMIRRLDVEAQCDSCSLMFNSLTALFKHKVKVHGLSTPDKRVLETKKKLLHKPLHLHGGIPPNQTLKKAFQEIRKKLISANMDFSDNMDNSNKPQLSTEVEKDELPKIIISESTPTDQ; translated from the exons ATGGCAAACTGTCTTcctttttctaaaaatcaaaatatggcTTGTGAAGATGGTACAGTAACTTGGACAAATGAATTGGTTAATGAAAATCAATTAGAGTTTTCAAATACTGAAG TTAGCCTGAATGAAACATATGCCACTACAAgagatgatgatgaagaaacaCAGTACTTATCAGTTCTGCATTCTACTGATGACACTTTGGAAGATATCAACAATTTAACATTGGATAATGAGAAATTGATTGTTAGTGATGATGTTGCTTCAAATATTGAGAACGATAATTTAGATTCAGCTGAAACTGAGCAAGTAGTCATTTTTAATGTTGGAGAATCGCAAGAAGTGTATGGCATACAAATAGCACATGATGAAGAAGGGAACACACACAGATATCAGTTTCAATTCAG aaaaacagaaaatggACAATTAGAAGCAATGCCAGAGACCATTCAACTGTTAGCCAATGAAGAAGATACAACACATGAATTTACAGAGGACCAAGTATCAGGGGACACCTTTGAACATCCAGTTCTTTTGCAAGAAGCTTTTGAACAAACAAATGAAGACTCTCATCATCAGTTAATAATGTCTGAAGAGACAACTGATATTCTTGAAAATCAAGATAGTGTAGATGGTAGTAACATATATAACGATGAAGAAGGGGATATACCTACAACTGATAATTCTATTAtatacattaaaaatgaaaacatgtGTGATGAAATGTCATATGAGGATGATGAAGAACTGAATGAAGATTATGAAAGTAATTCTAATGAAGAAATAATAGATATAAAACCAG GAGTCGAAATTGTAAAACATGAAGTAttacataaacaaaatgaagTGTTTGTCAGTAAAAATCAGGAAACACAATCAGAAAATAGTGAAGAACTAATTGTGAAGGAAGATTATGCATCAGAAG CTGATTCTTATAGTACAGTTGGAACTGAAAATCAAGGTGAAGAAACCATAATATCTTATCAACATGTGGAACCAAATGTTGAAGAGTATTATGAAGATAGCACAGAGGCTCATTTGGAACACCATGCAGCCACTCACTTtttagttgaagaaaataatttagatcAATTCAACTATAATATAGAATTACaccaagaagaaaaagaagaagataatgaaaataGTACAAATGTACTTATAGTAGAAAAAAGTCCTGGAACAAACGATTctgaaaatgaagattttgagTTTGAAGGTCTTCCGGTAACag CTGAAGGAGAAATAAGTGAGGATACATCATCGAGCATTTACCAGGAAACTGAAGTATTATATTCTGAACCTGAAATATCTTTACGAACTTTATCTCCAAAAGTTAAATCACCTTCAAATATTCTTAAACAGCCCACCAATATTAACAAGGTGGCTAATAGTAGTAAAAAAACAATCCTCTATTATATGTTACCTAGTACTGATCAAAAGGAAAATCTGAATTCCATAACTTTGAAAGCAACAAATCCTCGTAGTGTGTTGAAGAATAACATAGATTTGCATAAAATCAACAATGAACGTATAAAAACATTGCAAAGggaaaaattaatggaaaagaGATATGCTCGAAGTAAGGAAGTAATACAAGccaaaatgtttaataatttcataaataaaacaacTATTCCTCACGCGCCAGTTAGACAGGGTAGATTACCTAGAAAACAAGAAATCAAACCTGTAGATACAAgaacaaatgaagaaattatagTGCAAGAAGTAATGGTGTCTTCCAAAGGATTTGTAGAAAATCTTACagatcgattgaaaaatttggataaattGGAG GTTACTAGTATTGTAGAGCTGAGTGATTCGGACGAGGAATATGATCCaaaaaatagtatgaaaaagaaaaagaaacacaaaaaaattatacttacaAACGCAGGAAGCTCTGATTCTGATACAAGTGTTATTGAAATACATTCTGATGAAGAAACGACTGTTAAAGAAAAATGTCAGACGCCGAATCAGGGCAGATCTAAAAAAGATTCTGAAAGTTCTGAAGGAAGTCTGAAAAGATCCCGAGGAAAGACATCTAAAAGTGGAAGTTCAAATGAAGACTCTCCCCAGAAAAAGAGTCGTACTGAAGAATCTAGTGAAGTGGAAAGTGATATAGATAAGAGAGAAATAAATTGCCCGCATTGTTCAAAGACTTTTCCCAACCAGAATAGCCTTAGTACTCATATACAACATCACAATTTAGAGAATAGTTTACGTAACAGTAAAAAAATCCCCGCCTTTGAGTATAAACACAAATGTGAAGACTGCAAACAGacatataaaaattctattttgctTAAAAGACATATTTGTAATAGTAGTAACAAGTCCAGACCTACTTATAAATGTACAACTTGtccaaaaatatttagagaCATAGcgatttttaatattcacaaaaaatctcatatcaaagaaaatttaatcaaatcaaCGTCAAATGTTACAATATCACCAAAAAAATTCACATCTGTACCTTCTACAGCCACCTACAAATGTAAGGAATGTTCAAAAGTATGCTcttcacaaaatatattaacagTTCAtgaaaaaagtcataaaaaattcaattgtatCCGTTGTAACACTTCGTTCCCTTCAAAGTTACTGTTGGATCTGCATGTAAGGATAAAATGTGTTAAGACTTCCTCGCCAAAAGATAGAAGACTTTCGTTTAAAATTAAGAGGTCATTTGTAAATTCACCATGCAAAACAGTAACAAGAGGTAGAAGCATCAATCCGCTAAAGCCACTAATTAGTGGTACTTCAAATAAGAAAAGTTCAATTCCCACTACCAGTTGTAGAAAAACCATTAATGTTATACAGAAGAATGTTGAACCAAGTTCCAATATTAGTAAAGATGCTGGGTCaagcaaaaattttaatacagtaacaaaaaaaaatattaatctcaAACCAAACAATACCTTAAATCtgagtaaaaatattaattttgatcaaAGAAAGACTTCACAGACTTTGACAAGGACGAGGACTGAAAAAATGAAAGCTAGCTCCTCGTTATTAGAAACCAGTAATGTTTTAGAAACGAAATTTAATCCAGGATTAGATAATAGCAGTATGATCAGAAGATTGGATGTTGAAGCTCAATGTGATTCTTGCTCTTTGATGTTCAATAGTCTGACAGCTTTGTTCAAACATAAAGTGAAG gTACATGGTCTGAGCACTCCGGACAAACGTGTTttagaaacaaagaaaaaattattgcacAAACCACTCCATTTACATGGTGGTATTCCTCCCAATCAAACGTTGAAAAAAGCTTTccaagaaataaggaaaaagtTGATTAGTGCAAATAtggatttttctgataatatggATAACTCGAATAAACCTCAATTATCCACAGAAGTAGAAAAAGACGAGTtacctaaaataattatatctgaaTCCACTCCAACTGATCAgtaa